The Balaenoptera ricei isolate mBalRic1 chromosome X, mBalRic1.hap2, whole genome shotgun sequence region ATGTTAATATGCCTAAGAATCATCTGTGGTTCTTCTTAAATTGCTGATTGTGTTGCAGCAAGTCCCAGATGGGATCTGAgattcttttgcatttctaaaaagctCTCCAGTAATGCTGGTTCATGGATCACATTTTGAGTAGTAAGGGGCTAGTTTACTTTTCAGGTTCCTTCTAGCTATACTGTCTTGTGATTCTAAAGTGTCTTATGGAACTTGTGACTAATCACCCTCATTCACATCAGAACTTTCCATTAAAGGTAATAGATTTTTCTACacataggctttttttttcaaaaatttctagaCAATAattggcttaatttttttttcatttgcagcTCTGACTTTGTTTCTCACTTTTTAGTTTACGACACATACCTGAAAAAGTCCCAGAAAGATGATCCATCCAAGTAAATCACCTCTGAGGAGTTGTGGACCCACTGAGTACTAAAGCAAACCTTTCTTCTATgtgagccaaaaaaaagaaaaacagcctgCCAAACACCAGTGAAGAGATGACTGTCATCATATGGGAATTTGAAGAGCTACTATATGGCACATTTATGATCAAATGGGAGAGGATCAACTGTTATGATGCCCCAGAAGACCTTCTAACTGAGTAAACAAGAAGGGAAAATTATAACAGCTTGTCATCTGTGCTTGCACATTAGACTTCAATGTAGTTAATGTAGACAAATCCAAAACAAACATGCAGATAGTTatttgaaaaaaacccaaatcatgTATAGAAGCCCAGACCAATGCAATAAAAAGGAGGTTATTCTATATTCAGTCTCCCCAGCCCATCGATGATCAGTCTTTTAGAAAGACCAGCAGTAGATTATAAATTTAGGTTTTTAACCACCATTTAGCAAAGGCAGTTTCTCTAGAAAGAAACATGCCTGCTAATGACACATGTTCTGGGACAGATGGATCTAATACAGATTTTCGATACTTCATCTATGCAGTGACATACACTGTCATTCTTGTGCCAGGTCTCATAGGGAACATATTAGCCTTGTGGGTATTTTATGGCTATATGAAAGAAACCAAACGGGCTGTGATATTCATGATAAACCTAGCCATTGCTGACTTACTACAAGTCCTCTCCTTGCCACTGAGGATCTTTTACTACTTGAATCATGACTGGCCATTTGGGCCTGGCCTCTGCATGTTTTGTTTCTACCTGAAGTATGTCAACATGTATGCAAGCATCTACTTCTTGGTCTGCATCAGTGTGCGAAGATTTTGGTTTCTCCTCTACCCCTTTCGCTTCCACGACTGTAAACAGAAATATGACCTATACATCAGCATTGCTGGCTGGCTAATAATCTGCCTTGCCTGTCTGCTATTTCCTCTCCTCCGAAGCAGTGATGACACCCCTAGCAACAGAACCAAATGCTTTGTGGATCTTCCTACCAGGAATGTCAATCTAGCCCAGTCTGTTGTCATGATGACCGTTGGCGAGTTGATTGGATTTGTCACTCCTCTTCTGATTGTCCTGTATTGTACCTGGAAGACGGTTTTATCACTGCAGGATAAATATCCTGTGGCCCAAGAccttggagagaaaaagaaagccttgAAGATGATTCTAACCTGTGCAGGAGTTTTCCTAATTTGCTTTGCACCTTATCACTTCAGTTTTCCTTTAGATTTCCTGGTCAAGtccaatgaaattaaaagctgcCTAGCCAGAAGGGTGATTCTAATATTTCATTCTATTGCCTTGTGTCTGGCTAGTCTGAATTCCTGCCTTGACCCAATCATATACTACTTTACCACTGATGAGTTCAGAAGACGGCTTTCAAGACAAGATTTGCATGATAATATAAAACTCCATGCAAAATCATTTGTGAGCAGCCATACCACTTCTATCTTGACAACTgaactatgttaaaaaaaaaacaaacaaaactggatGTGGACTGAAATGCAAGTATATCAGAACACACCTGCAATACCCCAAGCCACTGGG contains the following coding sequences:
- the GPR174 gene encoding probable G-protein coupled receptor 174 codes for the protein MPANDTCSGTDGSNTDFRYFIYAVTYTVILVPGLIGNILALWVFYGYMKETKRAVIFMINLAIADLLQVLSLPLRIFYYLNHDWPFGPGLCMFCFYLKYVNMYASIYFLVCISVRRFWFLLYPFRFHDCKQKYDLYISIAGWLIICLACLLFPLLRSSDDTPSNRTKCFVDLPTRNVNLAQSVVMMTVGELIGFVTPLLIVLYCTWKTVLSLQDKYPVAQDLGEKKKALKMILTCAGVFLICFAPYHFSFPLDFLVKSNEIKSCLARRVILIFHSIALCLASLNSCLDPIIYYFTTDEFRRRLSRQDLHDNIKLHAKSFVSSHTTSILTTELC